The Fusobacterium varium sequence TAATATAACTAGAGAAATTTGTAGACGTCTACATAATGTTGATTTACTCTTAACTGAAATTCTTGATGAAAATAATAACTTAAAAAATAATCATTGAAATAAAAAAAAATAAAAGGTATACTTAAACTATAAATGCTATCTAAATATAAGTTGGAGGTTAATTTTATGAAAAAATATGTTTGTGAAGTTTGTGGATATGTTTATGATCCTACTATTGGTGATGTAGAGCACAATATTCCTGCTGGTACTGATTTTAATGATCTGCCTGAATCTTGGACTTGCCCTCCTTGTGGTGCTGATAAACATGCTTTTAGTGAGTTAAAAACACATGAAACTTCTTTAGATGAAAAATTTATTTGTGAAGTTTGTGGATATGTTTATGATCCTGCTGTTGGTGATGTTGAACACGGTATTCCAGTTGGTACTTCTTTTAATGATCTACCTGATTCTTGGACTTGCCCTCCTTGTGGTGCTGATAGACACGCTTTCAAAAAATTTGAATATTAATAATTAATTTAAAGGGTTGAAGAATTTTTATTAGTCTCTTCAACTCTTTTTTACTATTCAAATTAAATATAACTTTAGAAAATAAAAAACTCCAGCTTATTAACACTGGAGTCATATAATTTTATTTTTTATAAACTGTACGTCCATCAGCCTGAAACATAGGTGTCATTGTTATCTCTGGGATTTGTACATTATCTGGTAAATTACAGATATAAACAACTGTATCAGCAACATTATCAGGAGTAAGAGCCTCTATTCCCTTGTAAACATTACCTGCTCTCTCCTCATCACCTTTAAATCTAACTACACTAAAATTAGTCTCAACAAGCCCTGGTTTTATATTTGTAACCTTAACTTTAGTATCAACTAAATCAATTCTCAAACCATCACTTAAACTTTTAACAGCAGCTTTTGAAGCACAGTAAACAGCCCCACCAGCATATGCAGCATCTCCAGCTACAGACCCAATATTTACCACTAAAGCTGGCAAATCTCTTGCAACCATTGAAGGCACAATCTTTCTAATCATATATAGCATACCCTTAACATTTGTGTCTATCATGGCATCTATATCTTCAACACTATTATTGTAAACCTTGTCTAATCCTAAAGCAAGTCCAGCGTTATTGATAAGAATATCTATATTTTTCCACTCATTTGATAGGCTATCAATCTTCTCATCAACCTCTTTAGGCGATCTTGCATCTAATTGTAAAGGACAAACTTTTATATTAAACTTTTCCTCAAGCTCTTTTTTTATCTCATCTAAAATATTGGCTCTTCTTCCTGTAATAATAAGGTTAACCCCCATTTGAGCTAGTTTTTCAGCACAAGATCTACCAATTCCACTTGTAGCTCCTGTAATTAAAGCCAATTTTCCTTGTAAACGATTTTCACAGAACATAAAACCACCCCTTGTAATTAATTACCATAAATATATGCTTGTTTAATTTTTTCAGCAGTATCATACATATTACTACTTTTATCTATTTTAACAGTAAAATCAGCAGATATTTTATATAAAATCTCCCTTTTACTGTGTAGATCTTTAATTTTATCATACATATTTTCAACATTCAATAAAGGTCTAGTTTTGCTATTTTTAACCCTATCATAGATACAATCTATTGTACAATCAAGATATACAACATAGGAAGTTTCTCTAAGAGCCTTTATATTTTCGTTGTCAATAATCACTCCGCCACCAGTGGCAATAACTATGTTATTTTCAAGAGATTCTTCATATACAATATCTCTTTCAAGTTTTCTAAAGTATGCCTCACCTTTTTCAGCAAAAATTTCTGGTATTGTTTTTTTCTCTCTTGCTGCAATCAATCTATCTATATCAACAAATTTCATATCTAAAAATTTGGCAAGAACTCTACCAATAGTACTTTTACCACTTCCCATGAAGCCGATTAATGCTATATTATCTTTCATAAATTCCTCCTAGGGAAATTATATCATTTTCACTTGATTATTAAAAGAAGATATTTAAAAACTAAATAAAAAATCACTTTTGAAATTCCTTTGAAAGAAACAATAGGAACGTGCTATAATGAAGAAAAAACTAAATTTGGAGGAAAAATGTTAGATAAAGTCTTAATTATTAATACAGGTGGAACAATAGGAATGGTAAATAGTGAGAAAAACGACCCATCAAGTCCTTTGAGACCAGCAAATGATTGGAACGAGATAGCAAAAGAACACCCAATTTTAGAGAAATTCCCAACAGATTACTATCAATTTTCACCTTTGATAGATTCATCAGATATGTCACCAAAAGTGTGGATACAAATTGCTGAAATTATTGAAAGAAACTATGATAATTACAGAGGATTTGTAGTTTTACATGGAACAGACACAATGGCATTTACTGCCTCAGCACTTTCATTTATACTTAAAAATTTAGATAAACCAGTGGTACTTACAGGATCACAAGTTCCACTTCAATTTCCAAGAAGTGACGCTCTTCAAAACCTAATTACAGCTATCCAAATAGCAGGAAATGAGATTTACGGGATAAAACTTGTGCCAGAGGTTTCAATCTTCTTTAGAGACACATTGATGAGAGGAAATAGATCTAGGAAGATAGATGCCACTAACTATTTTGGATTCTCATCACCTAACTATCCAGCTATTGGAGAGGCTGGGGGAGATATTAGAATAATTAAAGATAGAATTTTGAAAAGACCAGTAAACAAAAAGTTCTATATAGATCCAAAAATGGACAGCAGAGTTATTGTCCTTGAGCTATTCCCCGGGTTAAATCCAGCATATTTAAAGACAATTTTTGAAAATACAAATGAGATAAAGGGAGTTATACTTAAAACTTTTGGAAATGGTAATGCTCCTACAAGTCAAGAGTTTTTAGATGTATTAAAGTATATCTCATCTAAAGGGATAGTTATTGTTGATATAACTCAATGTACTAAAGGTTTTGTAAAAATGGGGTTGTATGAGGCAAGTGCAAAACTTACAGATGCTGGGGTTATAAGTGGGGTGGATTTGACACCAGAAGCAGCAGTTACAAAGCTGATGTACCTTATAGGTAAAGGTTATGATTATGAAAATATCACAAAATTAATGCAGATTGATATGTGTGGAGAGCAGACAATCAGCCAATACAACTTTATATTTGAAAATATATCAGATCTTCCAACAGATCATATTGAGTTACAGGTGGATATTCCTGAAACATTAAAAGAGGAGGATCTTTATGAAGCTGTGGTGAGGGTAAAAAATATTACTAAAGAGTTTCCAGATAGGGATTTAGATGTAACTGTGACTATTGAGGGAGAAAATCAGTTAAAAGATAAGAGCCTATTTAAGATAAATAATAGAATTAGAAAGATAATAGGAGCAGAAAAAAAGAATCTGCATACTATTTTTAATCATACTATAAAATCTATTATTGATGAAAATGATAAGATAAAGATAAAAATTCAATGTGATACAAGAATAATTTGGAAAAAAATTAACTTTTCTGTTTACTCTGAGTGCATAAAATGATATACTACACATGTGATGAATTTATTTTCAAAACATTTAAAAAAAATATATATATTTTCATTTTCATTAAGAAAATGAATAATTATATAGTTGATATATTTAATCCCCTAACTTCATATATTTTTTGAAGTCTTTTTTCGTATTTTCTATCTTGAAAATTCTTTAAATCCACTGTATCATTTATTTATGAAGTGAA is a genomic window containing:
- a CDS encoding rubredoxin, producing the protein MKKYVCEVCGYVYDPTIGDVEHNIPAGTDFNDLPESWTCPPCGADKHAFSELKTHETSLDEKFICEVCGYVYDPAVGDVEHGIPVGTSFNDLPDSWTCPPCGADRHAFKKFEY
- a CDS encoding SDR family NAD(P)-dependent oxidoreductase; this encodes MFCENRLQGKLALITGATSGIGRSCAEKLAQMGVNLIITGRRANILDEIKKELEEKFNIKVCPLQLDARSPKEVDEKIDSLSNEWKNIDILINNAGLALGLDKVYNNSVEDIDAMIDTNVKGMLYMIRKIVPSMVARDLPALVVNIGSVAGDAAYAGGAVYCASKAAVKSLSDGLRIDLVDTKVKVTNIKPGLVETNFSVVRFKGDEERAGNVYKGIEALTPDNVADTVVYICNLPDNVQIPEITMTPMFQADGRTVYKK
- a CDS encoding shikimate kinase, which produces MKDNIALIGFMGSGKSTIGRVLAKFLDMKFVDIDRLIAAREKKTIPEIFAEKGEAYFRKLERDIVYEESLENNIVIATGGGVIIDNENIKALRETSYVVYLDCTIDCIYDRVKNSKTRPLLNVENMYDKIKDLHSKREILYKISADFTVKIDKSSNMYDTAEKIKQAYIYGN
- a CDS encoding asparaginase; translated protein: MLDKVLIINTGGTIGMVNSEKNDPSSPLRPANDWNEIAKEHPILEKFPTDYYQFSPLIDSSDMSPKVWIQIAEIIERNYDNYRGFVVLHGTDTMAFTASALSFILKNLDKPVVLTGSQVPLQFPRSDALQNLITAIQIAGNEIYGIKLVPEVSIFFRDTLMRGNRSRKIDATNYFGFSSPNYPAIGEAGGDIRIIKDRILKRPVNKKFYIDPKMDSRVIVLELFPGLNPAYLKTIFENTNEIKGVILKTFGNGNAPTSQEFLDVLKYISSKGIVIVDITQCTKGFVKMGLYEASAKLTDAGVISGVDLTPEAAVTKLMYLIGKGYDYENITKLMQIDMCGEQTISQYNFIFENISDLPTDHIELQVDIPETLKEEDLYEAVVRVKNITKEFPDRDLDVTVTIEGENQLKDKSLFKINNRIRKIIGAEKKNLHTIFNHTIKSIIDENDKIKIKIQCDTRIIWKKINFSVYSECIK